The Gordonia sp. KTR9 genome contains a region encoding:
- a CDS encoding type I polyketide synthase has translation MTVDQFRSGSQGAANAERPTTTLIERLTQGEPYAISFGGQGGAWLPTLTELVVDADLEHRVAAIVDAAERLVEPVADELVVARVSGFHPLTWVHAHDAGDDVPAEAALADFTLSGPGVLLTQLAAVEALRKQGLDTAVLPPNAVVGHSQGSLATDAVGAEGRIAESGQGLLLAVAHLIGAAGSLIARRRGLGVTTDGTPMLALTNISPARVDEILARYRDGLHEDDLATAPVVAIKNSRTAVVLSGAPRHLAAFAALCERIAATEADERKRKVTGGAPFAPKFDQLQVSVAFHHPAMAEAVELVGQWADRCGIDRDLATRHAHDILVGHVDWVASVDEIVAGGAKWVLDFGPGDIATRLTASLVRGQGVGLVPAALRVGQRNLFSPGGVPEVATPWSQFAPTLVELPDGRAVVETSFTRLTGRSPMLLAGMTPTTVDPAIVAAAANAGHWAELAGGGQVTEEIFARNIATLTDLLEPGREAQFNALFLDPYLWKLQLGGKRIVQKARAQGAPLDGVIVSAGIPELEDAVALVDEFVEAGLRFVAFKPGTVEQIRSVVRIAAEVPHHPIIVQIEGGRAGGHHSWEDLDDLLIATYGELRARPNVVICVGGGIGTPERASEYLTGTWAAAHGYPAMPLDGILIGTAAMAAKEATTTPEVKQLLVDTVGIDEWIGAGHATAGMASGRSQLGADIHEVDNTASRCGRLLDEVAGDAEAVSARRDEIIAAMADTAKPYFGDVAAMTYREWLDRYAALAVGDARGEQVPWADITWQQRFVEMLQRTEARMHPQDSGPIPTMFAEVAAAADPHAAIDALGSVYPEIDTDVLHPADVAFFLELCRTPGKPVNFVPVIDKDVRRWWRSDSLWQAHDPRYGADAVCVIPGPVAVAGITRVDEPVGELLDRFEAQVAADLQAAGERPSAVASRHRAGLAEEAGVLTAVLESDDVSWAGRIVASPIALLGDRDAWTVVGPERAEHAVSGAFLEQVAADSDSDAARFDLVVPISGASVRIPLLAGESLRDGGSPLVGLADASDAMREILTVAAGGSLAEVNDGVSVTTVSWQPDSVADHAAVTGFSLPPHLRPTTPTAPFGFAVPDTLVGACWPSVFSVIGAARTDAGDPVVEGLLDLVHLDHAIALTGEIPSTAAELTVTARAGAVRDAEVGRVVEVSVEIAGPSGPIATLDERFAIRGRLGAAELTDPARAGGAPVAEQSATRKLIRTATITAPNRMNGFAVVSGDRNPIHTDAAAAKLAGLGDPIVHGMWLSAAAQQVVTATDAKNPTPSPRPLIGWTARYLGMVRLGDRITVRVDRVGLDNGREVVEVSAKVGDNLVMSATGLLAAPRTVYAFPGQGIQSKGMGLDARSRSKAARKIWDRADKHTRAALGFSILAVVRDNPTTLVANGTTYNHPDGVLYLTQFTQVAMATLGVAQIAELKESGGFVEGAITCGHSVGEYNALAACAGVLPLEAVLEVVFQRGEAMHHLVPRDEKGRSDYRMAAIRPSQFGLADAEVTGFVSGVGEQAGEFLEVVNLNLLGSQYAIAGTVRGLELLEAEIDRRRVEFGGKRAFILIPGIDVPFHSSVLRAGVPEFRGKLAELLPADIDIDILVGRYIPNLVPRLFNLGRDFVEEIAALVPSDPLNEVLADWDAWEATPSELARVILIELLAWQFASPVRWIETQELLFSGPERNGLAVQRFVEIGLKGAPTLTGLATNTLKLDDYASATTEVLNVERDSDTILAKDAGHEPDEDEIDAPAESAPSAADAAPAPAAAPAPAAPAAPAGGPRPDDIAFTPSDAVKSVIALWTKMRVDQIGSADTIEALCDGVSSRRNQLLLDIGGELGLGAIDGAAEADMTALSSTVETLARGYRPLGAVLTDAVSDQVRKVLGPLGKRQNYITDRVAGVWQLGPGWGLHTTVALALGTRDGASVRGEALGNLLDGPLTNTDSLDALIDKAVSAVGAVKGIPVGKPAAESGGGATVDAAALGEFTEQITGRSGALASAAYTLLDKLGLAEVADLAETAADPNAELAELVSAELGSDWARTVAPAFDAAKVVLIDDRWATAREDLVRLWLTDEHDLDADFDKIVGGFAGAGDTVADHATWWQGKALAAGNAVHGRVFGAIAHAAENPEKGEYSREIAVVTGASKGSIAAGVVAGLLAGGATVIATTSRLNSDRLAFYKKLYRENARAGAALWIAPANMASYADVDDLVGWIAAEQTENLGGTTAVVKPAMKPTLLFPFAAPRVAGDLTDAGGRAELEMKVLLWSVERLIGGLADVHSDHDIAARVHVVLPGSPNRGMFGGDGAYGESKASLDALVQRWSAEESWGSKTTLAHALIGWVRGTGLMGHNDGMVDAVEAAGVRTWSTEEMAANLLTLCTPEQRSSAVSAPVLADFTGGLDSSTDLKALAATAAAAAEESADTEDEPATTVAALPAPARAPKAMRPEWPAIDARPEDLVVIVGAGELGPFGSARTRFEMEVDEKLSAAGVLELAWNTGLVHWDSAPKPGWYDTASGDPVPESEIAERYHDEVVSRCGIRRYADDGAMVDNTSPLLTSVFVDEDLTFTVNSEAEARAFASANPEKTRVAQNADGDWQVTRLAGTEIRVPRQFALTRTVGGQIPTGFDPTRWGVSPDMVESIDRVALWNLVATVDAFLSSGFTPSELMRWVHPGLVANTQGTGMGGMTSMRDLYVNTLLGEANANDILQEALPNIVAAHVVQSYVGSYGAMIHPVAACATAAVSVEEGVDKIRLGKALFAVAGGFDDLGIEGIVGFGAMSATADSAKMTARGIDDRRFSRANDRRRGGFVESAGGGTILLARGDVAAEMGLPVLGVVAWAQSFGDGVHTSIPAPGLGALGAARGSLSSPLARALGSLGVSADDVAVVSKHDTSTKANDPNESELHERLATAIGRGKGAPLFVVSQKSLTGHAKGGAAAFQLIGLCQILRDGVIPPNRSLDCVDDKMAEYPHLVWPRETLQLGERFPLKAGLLTSLGFGHVSGLIAVVHPEAFIASLNPEERDAYRQRADERTRLGSQRFLQSICGGEPAYQRPPNRRFDESVDEHDAEAGMLLDPQTRLDGDDVYGADVSGAGVTAAGSR, from the coding sequence GTGACAGTCGACCAGTTCCGCTCCGGCTCGCAGGGCGCCGCCAACGCAGAGCGCCCCACCACCACGCTCATCGAGCGGCTCACGCAGGGCGAGCCCTATGCGATCAGCTTCGGCGGGCAGGGCGGTGCATGGCTGCCCACGCTGACCGAGCTGGTCGTCGACGCCGACCTCGAGCACCGTGTCGCCGCAATAGTCGATGCCGCCGAACGGCTCGTCGAGCCGGTCGCCGACGAGCTCGTCGTCGCTCGTGTGTCCGGGTTCCACCCGCTCACCTGGGTCCACGCGCACGACGCGGGAGACGACGTCCCCGCCGAGGCCGCTCTCGCCGACTTCACCCTCTCCGGCCCGGGTGTGCTGCTCACCCAGCTCGCCGCCGTGGAGGCGCTCCGCAAGCAGGGTCTGGACACCGCCGTGCTCCCGCCGAATGCCGTGGTCGGGCATTCCCAGGGGTCGCTGGCCACCGACGCGGTCGGCGCCGAGGGCCGGATCGCCGAGTCCGGTCAGGGTCTGCTGCTGGCCGTGGCGCACCTCATCGGTGCCGCCGGCTCGCTGATCGCGCGTCGCCGCGGTCTGGGCGTGACCACCGACGGCACCCCGATGCTCGCCCTGACCAACATCAGCCCGGCTCGCGTCGACGAGATCCTGGCCCGGTACCGGGACGGTCTGCACGAAGACGATCTGGCGACCGCGCCGGTCGTCGCCATCAAGAACAGCCGCACCGCGGTCGTGCTGTCCGGCGCGCCGCGGCACCTCGCCGCGTTCGCCGCCCTCTGCGAGCGGATCGCCGCGACCGAGGCCGACGAGCGCAAGCGCAAGGTCACCGGTGGGGCACCGTTCGCGCCGAAGTTCGACCAGCTGCAGGTGTCGGTCGCGTTCCACCACCCCGCGATGGCCGAGGCCGTCGAGCTGGTCGGCCAGTGGGCCGATCGCTGCGGCATCGACCGGGACCTCGCCACCCGTCACGCCCATGACATCCTCGTCGGCCACGTCGACTGGGTCGCGTCGGTCGACGAGATCGTCGCCGGCGGCGCCAAGTGGGTCCTGGACTTCGGTCCCGGGGACATCGCCACCCGTCTGACCGCATCGCTCGTCCGCGGACAGGGCGTCGGACTGGTTCCGGCGGCCCTGCGCGTCGGACAGCGCAACCTGTTCAGCCCGGGCGGCGTCCCCGAGGTCGCCACCCCGTGGTCGCAGTTCGCACCGACCCTCGTCGAGCTGCCCGACGGCCGCGCCGTCGTCGAGACCTCCTTCACCCGCCTCACGGGTCGTTCGCCGATGCTGCTCGCCGGCATGACGCCGACGACCGTCGACCCGGCCATCGTCGCCGCCGCGGCCAACGCAGGGCACTGGGCGGAGCTGGCCGGCGGTGGGCAGGTCACCGAGGAGATCTTCGCGCGCAACATCGCCACCCTCACCGACCTGCTCGAGCCGGGCCGCGAGGCGCAGTTCAACGCGCTGTTCCTCGACCCGTATCTGTGGAAGCTGCAGCTCGGCGGCAAGCGCATCGTGCAGAAGGCGCGTGCGCAGGGCGCCCCGCTCGACGGCGTGATCGTCTCCGCCGGTATCCCCGAGCTCGAGGACGCCGTCGCGCTCGTCGACGAGTTCGTCGAGGCCGGACTGCGTTTCGTCGCCTTCAAGCCCGGCACCGTCGAGCAGATCCGGTCCGTGGTGCGCATCGCGGCCGAAGTGCCGCACCACCCGATCATCGTCCAGATCGAGGGCGGCCGCGCCGGTGGCCACCACTCGTGGGAGGACCTCGACGACCTGCTGATCGCGACCTACGGTGAGCTCCGCGCCCGCCCCAACGTCGTGATCTGCGTCGGCGGCGGCATCGGGACACCCGAACGCGCCAGCGAATACCTCACCGGCACCTGGGCGGCTGCCCACGGCTACCCGGCCATGCCGCTGGACGGCATCCTCATCGGCACCGCGGCGATGGCGGCCAAGGAGGCGACGACCACCCCCGAGGTCAAGCAACTCCTCGTCGACACCGTCGGTATCGACGAGTGGATCGGTGCCGGTCACGCCACCGCCGGAATGGCCTCGGGCCGTTCCCAGCTCGGCGCCGACATCCACGAGGTCGACAACACCGCGTCGCGCTGCGGCCGGTTGCTGGACGAGGTCGCCGGTGACGCCGAGGCCGTGTCGGCCCGCCGCGACGAGATCATCGCCGCGATGGCCGACACCGCGAAGCCGTACTTCGGCGACGTCGCGGCCATGACCTACCGCGAGTGGCTCGACCGGTACGCGGCACTGGCCGTCGGCGACGCCCGCGGTGAGCAGGTCCCGTGGGCCGACATCACCTGGCAGCAACGCTTCGTGGAGATGCTGCAGCGCACCGAGGCGCGCATGCATCCCCAGGACTCCGGGCCCATCCCGACGATGTTCGCCGAGGTCGCCGCTGCCGCCGATCCGCATGCCGCGATCGACGCGCTCGGCAGCGTGTACCCCGAGATCGACACCGACGTCCTGCATCCCGCCGACGTCGCGTTCTTCCTCGAGCTCTGCCGTACCCCCGGCAAGCCCGTCAACTTCGTGCCGGTTATCGACAAGGACGTGCGCCGCTGGTGGCGCAGTGACTCCCTGTGGCAGGCGCACGACCCGCGCTACGGCGCCGACGCCGTGTGCGTCATCCCCGGGCCGGTCGCCGTCGCGGGCATCACCCGTGTCGACGAGCCCGTGGGCGAGCTGCTCGACCGCTTCGAGGCGCAGGTCGCGGCCGACCTGCAGGCCGCGGGGGAGCGCCCGTCTGCCGTCGCCTCCCGGCACCGCGCCGGATTGGCCGAGGAAGCCGGTGTGCTGACCGCGGTGCTGGAGTCCGACGACGTGAGCTGGGCGGGCCGGATCGTGGCGAGCCCGATCGCGCTGCTCGGCGATCGCGACGCCTGGACCGTGGTCGGACCCGAGCGGGCCGAGCACGCCGTCAGCGGAGCGTTCCTCGAGCAGGTCGCCGCCGATTCCGACTCCGACGCCGCCCGTTTCGACCTCGTCGTCCCCATCTCGGGCGCCTCCGTACGCATCCCGCTGCTGGCCGGTGAGAGCCTGCGCGACGGTGGTTCGCCGCTGGTCGGCCTCGCCGACGCCTCGGACGCGATGCGCGAGATCCTCACCGTGGCCGCCGGCGGAAGCCTGGCCGAGGTGAACGACGGTGTGTCGGTCACGACTGTCTCCTGGCAGCCCGATTCGGTCGCCGACCACGCCGCGGTCACCGGTTTCTCGCTGCCGCCGCACCTGCGTCCGACGACCCCGACCGCCCCGTTCGGTTTCGCGGTGCCCGACACACTCGTCGGCGCCTGCTGGCCGAGCGTGTTCAGCGTCATCGGCGCCGCGCGGACCGATGCCGGTGATCCGGTCGTCGAGGGTCTGCTCGACCTGGTCCACCTCGACCACGCGATCGCACTGACCGGCGAGATCCCTTCCACCGCAGCCGAACTCACTGTCACCGCGCGCGCCGGCGCAGTCCGTGACGCCGAGGTGGGTCGGGTCGTGGAGGTCTCGGTGGAGATCGCCGGGCCGTCCGGCCCGATCGCGACGCTCGACGAACGCTTCGCGATCCGTGGACGCCTGGGCGCGGCCGAGCTCACCGACCCGGCCCGGGCCGGCGGTGCGCCCGTCGCCGAGCAGTCGGCCACCCGCAAGCTGATCCGGACCGCCACCATCACCGCGCCGAACCGGATGAACGGCTTCGCCGTCGTGTCCGGTGACCGCAACCCCATCCACACCGATGCGGCCGCGGCGAAGCTCGCCGGGCTCGGTGACCCGATCGTGCACGGGATGTGGCTGTCCGCGGCCGCCCAGCAGGTCGTGACCGCGACCGACGCCAAGAACCCGACGCCGTCGCCTCGTCCGCTGATCGGCTGGACCGCCCGCTATCTCGGCATGGTCCGGCTCGGGGATCGCATCACCGTGCGCGTCGACCGCGTGGGCCTCGACAACGGCCGCGAGGTCGTCGAGGTGAGCGCCAAGGTCGGCGACAACCTGGTGATGAGCGCGACCGGCCTCCTGGCCGCGCCGCGGACCGTCTACGCCTTCCCCGGCCAGGGCATCCAGAGCAAGGGCATGGGACTCGACGCACGTTCGCGGTCGAAGGCCGCGCGCAAGATCTGGGACCGCGCCGACAAGCACACCCGTGCGGCACTGGGCTTCTCGATCCTGGCCGTCGTCCGCGACAACCCGACCACCCTCGTCGCCAACGGGACCACCTACAACCACCCGGACGGCGTGCTCTACCTGACGCAGTTCACCCAGGTGGCCATGGCCACGCTCGGCGTCGCACAGATCGCCGAACTCAAGGAGTCCGGCGGGTTCGTCGAGGGCGCCATCACCTGTGGTCACTCGGTCGGTGAGTACAACGCGCTCGCCGCGTGTGCCGGCGTCCTCCCGCTCGAGGCCGTCCTCGAAGTCGTGTTCCAGCGCGGCGAGGCCATGCACCACCTCGTCCCGCGAGATGAGAAGGGGCGCAGCGACTATCGGATGGCGGCCATCCGGCCGAGCCAGTTCGGTCTGGCCGACGCCGAGGTCACCGGTTTCGTGTCCGGCGTGGGCGAGCAGGCCGGGGAGTTCCTCGAGGTCGTCAACCTCAACCTGCTCGGCTCGCAGTACGCGATCGCCGGCACGGTTCGTGGCCTCGAACTCCTCGAAGCCGAGATCGACCGCCGCCGCGTTGAGTTCGGCGGCAAGCGCGCCTTCATCCTGATCCCCGGTATCGACGTCCCGTTCCACTCCAGCGTGCTGCGCGCCGGCGTGCCGGAGTTCCGCGGCAAGCTCGCCGAGCTGCTCCCGGCCGACATCGACATCGACATCCTGGTCGGCCGCTACATCCCGAACCTGGTGCCGCGCCTGTTCAACCTCGGGCGCGACTTCGTCGAGGAGATCGCGGCACTCGTGCCGTCGGATCCGCTGAACGAGGTCCTCGCCGACTGGGATGCCTGGGAGGCGACTCCGAGCGAACTCGCCCGCGTGATCCTGATCGAGCTGCTCGCCTGGCAGTTCGCGAGCCCGGTGCGGTGGATCGAGACCCAGGAACTGCTGTTCAGCGGTCCCGAGCGGAACGGGCTGGCGGTCCAGCGTTTCGTCGAGATCGGTCTGAAGGGCGCGCCGACGCTGACGGGTCTGGCCACCAACACCCTCAAGCTCGACGACTACGCCTCGGCCACCACCGAGGTCCTCAACGTCGAGCGGGACTCCGACACGATCCTGGCCAAGGACGCCGGTCACGAGCCCGACGAGGACGAGATCGACGCTCCCGCGGAGTCCGCGCCCTCGGCAGCGGATGCCGCCCCGGCACCCGCGGCCGCGCCTGCCCCGGCCGCTCCCGCGGCTCCCGCGGGCGGTCCGCGCCCCGACGACATCGCGTTCACCCCCTCGGATGCGGTGAAGTCCGTCATCGCGCTCTGGACCAAGATGCGCGTCGACCAGATCGGTTCCGCGGACACGATCGAGGCGCTGTGCGACGGCGTGTCCTCGCGTCGTAATCAGCTGCTGCTCGACATCGGCGGTGAGCTCGGACTCGGTGCCATCGACGGTGCCGCCGAAGCCGACATGACCGCGCTGTCGTCGACGGTGGAGACCCTCGCCCGGGGATATCGTCCCCTGGGTGCGGTGCTGACCGACGCGGTCAGCGACCAGGTCCGCAAGGTGCTCGGTCCGCTGGGCAAGCGCCAGAACTACATCACCGACCGGGTCGCTGGCGTCTGGCAGCTGGGCCCGGGCTGGGGTCTGCACACCACCGTGGCGCTGGCGCTGGGCACCCGTGACGGCGCGTCCGTCCGCGGTGAGGCCCTGGGCAATCTGCTCGACGGTCCGCTGACGAACACCGACTCGCTCGATGCCCTCATCGACAAGGCCGTCTCCGCGGTGGGTGCGGTCAAGGGCATCCCGGTCGGCAAGCCCGCCGCCGAATCCGGTGGTGGCGCAACGGTCGACGCCGCGGCGCTCGGTGAGTTCACCGAACAGATCACCGGTCGCTCCGGTGCGCTGGCCTCGGCCGCGTACACCCTGCTGGACAAGCTCGGACTCGCCGAGGTCGCCGACCTCGCCGAGACCGCCGCGGACCCGAACGCCGAGCTCGCCGAGCTCGTCAGTGCCGAACTCGGTTCGGACTGGGCCCGTACCGTTGCTCCCGCCTTCGACGCCGCCAAGGTCGTCCTCATCGACGACCGGTGGGCGACGGCCCGCGAGGACCTCGTCCGCCTCTGGCTGACCGACGAGCACGATCTCGACGCCGACTTCGACAAGATCGTCGGCGGGTTCGCCGGAGCCGGTGACACCGTCGCCGACCACGCCACCTGGTGGCAGGGCAAGGCACTGGCCGCCGGAAATGCGGTGCACGGCCGCGTCTTCGGCGCGATCGCGCATGCTGCGGAGAACCCGGAGAAGGGTGAGTACAGCCGCGAGATCGCCGTCGTCACCGGTGCGAGCAAGGGCTCGATCGCCGCGGGCGTTGTCGCCGGCCTGCTCGCCGGTGGTGCGACGGTGATCGCGACGACGTCGCGTCTGAACTCCGACCGTCTGGCGTTCTACAAGAAGCTGTACCGCGAGAACGCCCGGGCCGGTGCCGCACTGTGGATCGCCCCGGCGAACATGGCCTCCTACGCCGACGTCGACGATCTCGTCGGGTGGATCGCGGCCGAGCAGACCGAGAACCTCGGCGGCACGACCGCGGTGGTGAAGCCGGCGATGAAGCCGACTCTGCTGTTCCCCTTCGCCGCACCGCGGGTCGCCGGTGACCTCACCGACGCCGGTGGTCGCGCCGAGCTGGAGATGAAGGTGCTCCTCTGGTCGGTCGAGCGCCTCATCGGCGGTCTCGCCGACGTCCATTCCGACCACGACATCGCGGCCCGGGTGCACGTCGTGCTCCCCGGTTCGCCGAACCGCGGCATGTTCGGCGGCGACGGCGCCTACGGCGAGAGCAAGGCCTCGCTCGACGCACTCGTGCAGCGCTGGTCGGCCGAGGAGTCCTGGGGTTCCAAGACGACGCTCGCCCATGCGCTGATCGGCTGGGTGCGCGGCACCGGGCTGATGGGTCACAACGACGGGATGGTCGACGCGGTCGAGGCTGCGGGTGTGCGCACCTGGAGCACCGAGGAGATGGCGGCGAACCTGCTGACCCTGTGCACGCCGGAGCAGCGTTCGAGCGCGGTGAGCGCGCCGGTCCTGGCCGACTTCACCGGCGGGCTGGACAGCTCGACCGATCTCAAGGCCCTCGCCGCCACCGCGGCGGCGGCCGCCGAGGAGTCCGCGGACACCGAGGACGAGCCGGCGACGACCGTCGCGGCGTTGCCGGCTCCGGCGCGCGCCCCGAAGGCGATGCGTCCCGAGTGGCCTGCGATCGACGCCCGGCCCGAGGACCTCGTGGTCATCGTCGGCGCCGGCGAGCTCGGCCCGTTCGGTTCGGCCCGTACCCGTTTCGAGATGGAGGTCGACGAGAAGCTCTCGGCGGCAGGCGTTCTCGAGCTAGCCTGGAACACCGGACTGGTGCACTGGGATTCGGCGCCGAAGCCGGGCTGGTACGACACCGCGTCGGGAGACCCGGTGCCGGAGAGCGAGATCGCCGAGCGCTACCACGACGAGGTCGTCTCGCGCTGCGGTATCCGCCGCTACGCCGACGACGGGGCGATGGTCGACAACACCTCGCCGCTGCTGACCTCGGTCTTCGTCGACGAGGATCTGACCTTCACGGTCAACTCCGAGGCCGAGGCGCGGGCATTCGCCAGTGCCAACCCGGAGAAGACCAGGGTCGCGCAGAACGCCGACGGCGACTGGCAGGTCACGCGTCTGGCGGGCACCGAGATCCGCGTCCCGCGTCAGTTCGCACTGACCCGGACCGTCGGCGGCCAGATCCCGACCGGATTCGATCCGACCCGCTGGGGCGTCAGCCCCGACATGGTCGAGTCGATCGACCGGGTCGCGCTGTGGAACCTGGTGGCCACCGTCGACGCCTTCCTGTCGTCGGGCTTCACCCCGAGCGAACTGATGCGCTGGGTGCACCCGGGTCTGGTGGCGAACACGCAGGGCACCGGTATGGGCGGCATGACCTCCATGCGCGATCTGTACGTCAACACCCTGCTCGGGGAGGCCAACGCCAACGACATCCTGCAGGAGGCGCTGCCGAACATCGTTGCGGCACACGTCGTCCAGTCGTACGTGGGCAGCTACGGTGCGATGATCCATCCGGTGGCGGCGTGCGCGACCGCAGCGGTGTCGGTCGAGGAGGGCGTCGACAAGATCCGCCTCGGCAAGGCGCTGTTCGCGGTGGCCGGCGGCTTCGACGACCTCGGCATCGAGGGCATCGTGGGCTTCGGCGCGATGTCGGCGACCGCCGACTCGGCGAAGATGACCGCGCGCGGCATCGACGACCGTCGCTTCTCGCGGGCCAACGACCGTCGACGCGGCGGGTTCGTCGAGTCGGCCGGCGGCGGCACGATCCTGCTCGCCCGCGGCGACGTCGCGGCCGAGATGGGTCTGCCGGTGCTGGGTGTGGTCGCGTGGGCGCAGAGCTTCGGCGACGGCGTGCACACCTCGATCCCGGCTCCGGGTCTCGGTGCCCTGGGTGCGGCTCGCGGGTCGCTGTCCTCGCCGCTGGCCCGCGCGCTGGGTTCGCTCGGCGTCAGTGCGGACGACGTGGCGGTCGTGTCGAAGCACGACACCTCCACCAAGGCCAACGATCCCAACGAGTCGGAGCTGCACGAGCGGCTCGCGACGGCGATCGGCCGCGGCAAGGGCGCACCGCTGTTCGTGGTGTCGCAGAAGTCGCTGACCGGTCACGCCAAGGGCGGCGCGGCCGCCTTCCAGCTGATCGGCCTGTGCCAGATCCTGCGTGACGGCGTCATCCCGCCGAACCGCAGCCTCGACTGCGTCGACGACAAGATGGCGGAGTACCCGCACCTGGTGTGGCCGCGCGAGACGTTGCAGCTCGGCGAGCGGTTCCCGCTCAAGGCCGGCCTGCTGACCAGCCTGGGCTTCGGTCACGTGTCCGGACTCATCGCGGTGGTGCACCCGGAGGCCTTCATCGCCTCGCTGAACCCGGAGGAGCGCGACGCATATCGGCAGCGCGCCGACGAGCGCACCCGCCTGGGCAGCCAGCGGTTCCTGCAGTCGATCTGCGGTGGCGAGCCGGCCTACCAGCGCCCGCCGAACCGCCGCTTCGACGAGTCGGTCGACGAGCACGACGCCGAGGCCGGCATGCTCCTCGATCCGCAGACGCGGCTCGACGGTGACGACGTGTACGGGGCCGACGTCTCCGGCGCCGGCGTCACGGCGGCGGGAAGCCGGTGA
- the acpS gene encoding holo-ACP synthase AcpS: MSVLGVGIDIVSIPEFGEQLRQPGTTFADRFTVGERRDSAAGTGDDARHLAARWAAKEAVVKAWSVSRFSRSPLLPLIRHSDIEVVTDTWGRPAIRLSGEIGEHLRDTNVHVSLTHDGDTAAAVAILEGR; this comes from the coding sequence ATGAGTGTCCTCGGTGTGGGGATCGACATCGTGTCGATCCCGGAGTTCGGCGAGCAACTCCGGCAGCCGGGTACGACGTTCGCCGACCGGTTCACGGTCGGCGAGCGTCGGGACTCGGCGGCCGGGACCGGCGACGACGCCCGGCATCTGGCCGCGCGCTGGGCGGCCAAGGAGGCCGTCGTGAAGGCGTGGTCGGTGAGTCGCTTCTCGCGTTCGCCGCTGCTGCCGCTGATCCGGCACAGCGACATCGAGGTCGTGACCGACACCTGGGGACGGCCGGCGATCAGGCTGTCCGGGGAGATCGGTGAACACCTGCGCGACACGAACGTGCACGTGTCGTTGACCCACGACGGCGACACCGCCGCGGCGGTGGCCATCCTCGAGGGCAGGTAG
- a CDS encoding TetR family transcriptional regulator — MPESAEPLVPRKRPTQERSKRKFQAMLEAARELLIDVGFESLTCEEIATRAEVPIGTLYQYFANKYVIVCELDRQDTVDVREELTAFSSEVPSLEWPSLLEKFLDHLAALWRTDPSRRAVWLAVQSTPATRATASLNERVLAEQVARIIAPLTPSQRERREMMSQVLVHTAYSLLSFSVQDGHDHDETVAELKRMLAGYLLLEESTAV, encoded by the coding sequence ATGCCCGAGTCCGCCGAACCGCTGGTACCGCGCAAGCGGCCCACCCAGGAGCGCAGCAAACGCAAGTTCCAGGCGATGCTCGAGGCGGCCCGGGAGCTGTTGATCGACGTCGGTTTCGAGTCGCTGACGTGCGAGGAGATAGCGACGCGGGCCGAGGTCCCCATCGGGACCCTCTACCAGTACTTCGCGAACAAGTACGTCATCGTGTGCGAGCTGGATCGCCAGGACACCGTCGACGTGCGCGAGGAACTCACGGCGTTCTCCTCCGAGGTGCCGTCCCTGGAATGGCCGAGCCTGCTGGAGAAGTTCCTCGACCACCTCGCGGCATTGTGGCGTACCGATCCCTCGCGACGCGCGGTGTGGCTGGCCGTCCAGTCGACCCCGGCGACCCGCGCCACCGCGTCGCTGAACGAACGGGTGCTCGCCGAACAGGTCGCACGGATCATCGCGCCGCTCACGCCGTCACAGCGTGAGCGACGCGAGATGATGTCGCAGGTGCTCGTCCACACGGCCTACTCGCTGCTGAGCTTCTCGGTGCAGGACGGCCATGACCACGACGAGACCGTCGCCGAACTCAAGCGGATGCTCGCGGGCTATCTGCTCCTGGAGGAGTCCACGGCGGTCTGA
- the bcp gene encoding thioredoxin-dependent thiol peroxidase, giving the protein MAETTTRLSVGDKAPPFTLPDANGDPVSLSDYAGRKVVVYFYPAASTPGCTKQACDFRDNLGELNEAGIAVLGISPDKPAKLAKFVEAEGLTFPLLSDPEKKVLTEWGAFGEKKMYGKTVTGVIRSTFLVDAEGTIELAQYNVRATGHVAKLRRDLSV; this is encoded by the coding sequence ATGGCAGAGACCACCACCCGACTGTCCGTGGGCGACAAGGCCCCGCCGTTCACGCTGCCCGACGCGAACGGCGACCCGGTCTCGCTCTCGGACTACGCCGGACGCAAAGTCGTCGTGTACTTCTATCCCGCGGCTTCCACGCCGGGTTGCACCAAACAGGCCTGCGACTTCCGCGACAACCTGGGCGAGCTGAACGAGGCCGGAATCGCCGTGCTCGGCATCTCCCCCGACAAGCCGGCGAAGCTCGCGAAGTTCGTCGAGGCCGAGGGCCTCACGTTTCCCTTGCTCAGCGACCCGGAGAAGAAGGTGCTCACCGAGTGGGGCGCGTTCGGGGAGAAGAAGATGTACGGCAAGACCGTCACCGGCGTGATCCGGTCGACGTTCCTGGTCGATGCCGAGGGCACGATCGAACTGGCGCAGTACAACGTCCGCGCCACCGGACACGTCGCCAAACTGCGCCGCGACCTGTCCGTCTGA
- a CDS encoding DUF3618 domain-containing protein has product MAGDTERIEQDIAKAREDLASTLDALAERTSPQRLADDAKSKALATLQTPAVKYAIAGLGALVVLIVVRKVAAR; this is encoded by the coding sequence GTGGCCGGAGATACCGAACGTATCGAGCAGGACATCGCCAAGGCCCGTGAGGACCTCGCCAGCACGCTCGACGCGCTGGCCGAACGCACCAGCCCGCAGCGGCTCGCCGACGACGCCAAGTCCAAGGCCCTCGCCACGCTGCAGACGCCCGCGGTGAAGTACGCGATCGCCGGATTGGGTGCGCTGGTGGTGCTCATCGTCGTCCGCAAGGTCGCCGCCAGGTGA